CGGCGCTTCAGCTCGGCGCGGATGCGCTCGAGCCGGTAGCTCCGCATGGCAACCAGGTTTGGAGCGGCAGCGCCTGCAGCCGCCCATTCGGCCTCGGCTGTCGCGCCATAGCCCAGCACATGCTGGTTGAGCGAGGCCGCCTTGTCGCGCGAGGCCGCGCGCAGCGCATCGACCGAGCCGGGCTCGAAGGGCATGATCTTGCGATGGCGGCCGAAGCCCAGCTTGTCCATTCGTCCCTCTACACACCTTACGGCGCGATCTTCTTATGCAGTTTGGTGATCGTGACCTTGCGCGGCGGAAAGCCGAGCGCCTGCGGCACCTCGACAGTGCGGTGGACAGTGTCCATCGCATAGCCGGCTCTCGCCAACTCTTCGAAGACGTCCGAGGAGGATTCCCTGTCATCGGTCAGGACAAGCACCGCCGGCTCGCGGATCGACCGGGCGAAGTCCGGTGTCTCGTCATCGAGCGCGATGAGATCGGCGTCGACCAGGCGCAGATTGCCGACCCAGAACCAGCTCGACACCACGGTCTTGACCGGTCCGTCAGCGTTGATCTGCTCGTAAAGCGAACGGTAATCCATACGCACCACGCCTCCGCGGCTGTCGCCGCCGTGCAGATGCATGTACCAGCTCAGCGGCAGCACAAGGACGGCAAGAAGAGCACCCACGAAGACGATGGTGGCTTGCGTCTTGCGGCCCCTCTGGCCCATGGCGTCGAAGCGCATGGCAAGAGCCGCCGGCAGGAGGATAAAGATGGGCAGCATCCAGCGGTCGCGAAACTGAGTGATGCCGGCCGCCAGCACGACCGTCACCATGACCACAAGGCCAAGGACGATCGCTCGCCATAACAGTTTCTCCGGCCACCGCACCGGTTGAGGCGGTTCCGTCTGTTTTCTTGTCGCCAGGCCGTAGGCGACGGCAAAGATCGCCACTGGCAATCCAGCGAAATTGACGATCGCATTGGCCAATCTGCGGATGCCGAGAAGTGCCGTTTTCGCGATGCTGCCGCCTTTGGCGACGCCTAGGCCTCCCTGGTGCGAGAGCAGATCGTCCAAATGGGTGAGGCTCCAATAAAGCGTCGGCAGGCAGGCAAGGATCGCTACCGC
This region of Mesorhizobium sp. M2A.F.Ca.ET.046.03.2.1 genomic DNA includes:
- a CDS encoding glycosyltransferase family 39 protein, with the protein product MRQLEKWTDWLCDGQVGPFSAAIASVLVYCLTQIVAMTLLSHVAGTGVGVDDSEQLMEMRFLAAGYGSSQPPLYTWLAMLAASVVGTSVLALKIVKYGLLAAGLTAYFTAIRRLGYSNRAAAAGMFGLLLFPQIFWEMQHALAHSVAIFCFTSVLLLALVEVEKRRSAVAYAFLGLATAAAMLSKYNIIIFLAALFLASLSVRETREAIFDRRFLISVAVAILACLPTLYWSLTHLDDLLSHQGGLGVAKGGSIAKTALLGIRRLANAIVNFAGLPVAIFAVAYGLATRKQTEPPQPVRWPEKLLWRAIVLGLVVMVTVVLAAGITQFRDRWMLPIFILLPAALAMRFDAMGQRGRKTQATIVFVGALLAVLVLPLSWYMHLHGGDSRGGVVRMDYRSLYEQINADGPVKTVVSSWFWVGNLRLVDADLIALDDETPDFARSIREPAVLVLTDDRESSSDVFEELARAGYAMDTVHRTVEVPQALGFPPRKVTITKLHKKIAP